A stretch of Pseudoprevotella muciniphila DNA encodes these proteins:
- a CDS encoding AMP-dependent synthetase/ligase, translated as MINNCHFSRLISEQAKTYGNRTALKYRDYDLGVWKDISWNAFAEMVKHVSYSLLAYGTTVQENIAVFSQNKPECLFVDFGAYGIRAVTTPFYPTSSVPQITYMINDAKVRFLFVGEQQQYDTAIQAIPLCATLERIIIFDKKVKRQPSDQLSIYFDEFIKMGNVGDFDREFKKRQDEASFNDLANILYTSGTTGHSKGVMLTHNNYHEAMRVNDLALNFSDKDIVLNFLPLTHVFERGWTYLGLTEGAIQAINLRPTDVIQSLKEVRPTCMSSVPRFWEKVYQGVIEKIASSSPLQRKVMSMALKTGIRCWRDYTSKGKPLPLTLAMKHKMYDKLVYSVLRKTLGLDRGNFFPTAGAQVDAKVENLIHAAGINMKVGYGLTESTATVSCDIDGMPTTLGSVGRLIDGIEIKFGENDEILLRGKTITPGYYNKLSTTAQSIDEDGWFHTGDAGYLKDGELFLTERIKDLFKTSNGKYIAPQAIESKLSVDRYIEQAVVIADKRKFVSALIVPNYQLIEQYANERGIAYGSREALCKDMNIRKMIMARINTLQQDLANYEKVKHIILLPDPFSIETGELTNTLKIKRNVVNERYAEQIDELYEQAEKNFAH; from the coding sequence ATGATCAACAACTGCCACTTTTCAAGACTGATTTCCGAACAGGCGAAGACCTACGGAAACCGCACAGCACTCAAGTACAGGGACTACGACCTCGGTGTCTGGAAAGACATTTCCTGGAACGCTTTTGCCGAAATGGTGAAGCATGTGTCGTACTCACTCCTGGCATACGGCACGACAGTGCAGGAAAACATTGCCGTCTTCTCGCAAAACAAGCCCGAATGTCTTTTCGTGGACTTCGGCGCATACGGCATACGCGCAGTAACCACACCCTTCTACCCCACGAGCAGCGTACCGCAAATCACATATATGATAAACGACGCGAAGGTGAGGTTTCTCTTCGTAGGCGAACAGCAACAATACGACACTGCCATTCAGGCAATACCGCTCTGTGCCACACTCGAAAGAATCATCATTTTCGACAAGAAAGTGAAGCGCCAGCCGAGCGATCAACTGAGCATCTATTTCGACGAGTTCATCAAAATGGGCAACGTCGGCGATTTCGACCGCGAGTTCAAGAAACGGCAGGACGAAGCATCGTTCAACGACCTGGCAAACATTCTCTACACCAGCGGAACGACAGGACACTCGAAAGGTGTCATGCTGACGCACAATAACTACCATGAGGCGATGCGTGTGAACGACCTCGCACTGAATTTCTCCGACAAGGACATCGTGCTCAACTTCCTGCCGCTGACTCATGTGTTCGAACGCGGATGGACCTACCTCGGACTGACGGAGGGTGCCATTCAGGCGATTAACCTGCGGCCCACGGACGTGATACAATCGCTCAAGGAGGTACGACCAACGTGCATGAGCAGTGTGCCGCGTTTCTGGGAAAAGGTATATCAGGGAGTGATTGAGAAAATAGCAAGCAGTTCGCCACTGCAAAGGAAAGTGATGAGCATGGCGCTCAAAACGGGTATCAGGTGCTGGCGCGACTACACATCGAAGGGTAAACCGCTGCCGTTGACACTGGCAATGAAGCACAAGATGTACGACAAGTTGGTTTACAGTGTACTGCGCAAGACACTCGGTCTGGACCGCGGCAACTTCTTCCCCACAGCAGGTGCACAGGTGGACGCAAAGGTGGAGAACCTGATTCACGCTGCAGGCATCAATATGAAGGTGGGATACGGACTGACGGAATCCACGGCAACAGTGTCGTGCGACATCGACGGCATGCCCACCACACTCGGATCCGTAGGCAGACTGATTGACGGTATAGAAATTAAGTTCGGTGAGAACGATGAAATTCTGCTACGCGGCAAGACCATCACGCCGGGCTACTACAACAAACTCTCCACCACGGCACAGAGCATCGACGAAGACGGCTGGTTCCACACAGGCGATGCCGGCTACCTGAAGGACGGCGAACTCTTCCTGACAGAACGTATCAAGGACCTTTTCAAGACAAGCAACGGCAAATATATTGCCCCGCAGGCGATAGAGTCGAAACTCTCCGTTGACCGCTACATAGAACAGGCGGTAGTCATTGCCGACAAGCGCAAGTTCGTCAGCGCACTCATAGTGCCGAACTATCAACTCATCGAACAGTATGCCAACGAACGCGGCATAGCATACGGCAGCAGAGAGGCACTGTGCAAAGACATGAACATCCGGAAGATGATCATGGCGCGCATCAACACCTTGCAGCAGGACCTGGCAAACTACGAAAAAGTGAAGCACATCATCCTCCTGCCCGACCCGTTCAGCATAGAGACAGGAGAACTCACAAACACGCTGAAAATCAAGAGAAACGTAGTGAACGAGCGCTATGCAGAGCAAATCGACGAACTCTACGAACAGGCAGAGAAGAATTTTGCACATTAA
- a CDS encoding beta-N-acetylhexosaminidase family protein codes for MNKKFASLVLVLFSGATLCSVAQTVDLSPVPQSVEWGSRAFSNQTAFRIKGGFNADYDAVELLKRKVNTKNGEVKIIIGERGDKSVKAYADRIPDRAEGYYLSISPRQVIIAGNDGRGTFYGVQTFLQILRQPEVMSVVVKDYPTMPDRGIIEGFYGNPFSHKNRLDLFDFMGANKMNVFVYGPKDDPYHRDKWREPYPADEAARMTELVKAAHKNHVQFVWAVHPGVDIRWNKADSINILRKCESVYQMGVRAFCVFFDDIGGEGTKAEKQAALLNYLNKEFVKKHKDVAPLMMCPTQYNKGWSHGSYLNTLGTQMDPSVRIMWTGNTVVDMIERNDMEWINAQINRKAYIWLNYPVTDYCIDHLLMGKTYGNGLDIGDMVSGFCSNPMEYCEASKVSFYSIADYAWNPVKYDAAKSWEMSLNYLMPNEEEAFRVFCENNVDLGPTGHGLRREGESPRFRSALKASTDGLGNKALREVFNEMRVSAEVLQKTTDAPEMMEEIAPWVEAMRLTALRGEAVLKMDDALGVGTPEVFIDAYLAYADANGKQRELRSRDFPGSIKVASPVVATNYVEPWMRTMVASLIDQYKEKYDYRLDVFPKQLIPQGKYFIKVDGAYLTDPDSKQGGIAAELRADRDTINPQSQEWTFTLDPNTNRYKIVNNQAGRYINELGKFGTNPYNEMWNTYEITLQDGKYAIRNGGNAGNRFWGVKDGKIYQVSTPQPEAGAFRFEIVPVGGM; via the coding sequence ATGAACAAAAAGTTTGCAAGTCTTGTTTTAGTCCTTTTCAGTGGTGCAACGCTATGCAGCGTGGCGCAGACCGTTGACCTGTCGCCTGTTCCGCAGAGTGTGGAGTGGGGTAGTCGTGCTTTCAGCAACCAAACGGCGTTTCGCATCAAGGGTGGTTTCAATGCCGACTATGATGCCGTGGAACTCCTCAAGCGCAAGGTGAATACGAAGAATGGCGAAGTGAAAATCATTATCGGCGAGCGTGGCGACAAATCCGTGAAGGCATACGCCGACCGCATACCTGACAGGGCTGAGGGCTATTATCTGAGCATCAGTCCGCGTCAGGTCATCATTGCCGGCAACGACGGGCGCGGCACGTTCTATGGCGTTCAGACCTTCCTGCAAATTCTCAGGCAGCCTGAGGTGATGAGTGTTGTGGTGAAGGATTATCCCACCATGCCCGACCGCGGCATCATCGAAGGTTTCTACGGCAATCCTTTCAGCCATAAGAACCGTCTCGACCTTTTCGACTTTATGGGGGCTAACAAGATGAATGTCTTTGTCTATGGTCCCAAGGACGACCCCTACCACCGCGACAAATGGCGTGAGCCCTATCCGGCAGATGAGGCGGCGCGTATGACGGAACTCGTAAAGGCAGCGCACAAGAACCATGTGCAGTTCGTGTGGGCTGTGCATCCCGGTGTGGATATCCGCTGGAACAAGGCAGACAGCATCAATATCCTCAGGAAATGCGAGAGTGTGTATCAGATGGGTGTGCGCGCCTTCTGTGTGTTCTTCGACGACATCGGCGGAGAGGGCACCAAGGCAGAGAAACAAGCCGCTTTGCTCAACTATCTCAATAAAGAATTCGTGAAGAAACACAAGGACGTTGCACCCCTCATGATGTGCCCCACACAGTACAACAAAGGCTGGAGCCACGGCTCCTATCTGAATACGCTCGGCACGCAGATGGATCCTTCGGTGCGCATCATGTGGACGGGTAATACGGTTGTGGACATGATAGAACGCAACGATATGGAATGGATAAACGCCCAGATCAACCGCAAGGCATACATCTGGCTCAACTACCCTGTTACAGACTATTGCATCGACCATCTGCTCATGGGTAAGACCTACGGCAACGGTCTGGACATCGGCGACATGGTGAGCGGTTTCTGCTCCAATCCGATGGAGTACTGCGAGGCCTCAAAGGTGAGTTTCTACAGCATAGCCGACTATGCATGGAACCCCGTGAAGTACGATGCTGCGAAGTCGTGGGAGATGTCGCTGAACTATCTTATGCCGAACGAGGAAGAGGCTTTCCGTGTGTTCTGTGAGAACAACGTTGACCTTGGTCCTACGGGGCATGGACTGCGTCGCGAAGGCGAGTCTCCGCGTTTCCGTAGTGCCCTGAAAGCCAGTACGGACGGTCTTGGCAACAAGGCTCTGCGCGAAGTGTTCAACGAGATGCGTGTATCTGCCGAGGTGCTGCAGAAAACGACTGATGCGCCGGAGATGATGGAAGAAATAGCACCTTGGGTAGAAGCCATGCGCCTTACGGCATTGCGGGGCGAGGCTGTTCTGAAAATGGATGATGCGCTTGGTGTGGGTACGCCTGAAGTCTTCATCGATGCCTATCTCGCCTATGCCGATGCCAATGGCAAACAGCGCGAGTTGCGTTCTCGCGACTTCCCGGGCAGCATCAAGGTGGCGAGCCCTGTCGTTGCCACGAATTATGTGGAGCCGTGGATGCGAACAATGGTTGCCAGTCTTATTGACCAATACAAGGAAAAATACGATTATCGCCTCGACGTGTTCCCCAAACAACTCATTCCGCAGGGCAAATACTTCATCAAGGTGGATGGTGCCTATCTTACTGACCCTGACAGCAAGCAGGGCGGCATAGCCGCCGAACTGCGAGCCGACCGCGATACCATCAACCCGCAGTCGCAGGAATGGACATTTACGCTCGACCCCAATACCAACCGCTACAAGATTGTCAACAATCAGGCAGGGCGTTATATCAATGAGTTGGGCAAGTTTGGTACCAATCCTTATAATGAGATGTGGAACACCTACGAAATAACGCTGCAAGACGGTAAGTATGCCATCCGCAACGGCGGTAATGCCGGCAACCGGTTCTGGGGAGTGAAGGACGGCAAGATTTATCAGGTGAGCACGCCACAGCCTGAGGCAGGGGCTTTCCGCTTTGAGATTGTTCCTGTCGGGGGCATGTAG